Below is a window of Populus trichocarpa isolate Nisqually-1 chromosome 3, P.trichocarpa_v4.1, whole genome shotgun sequence DNA.
ATAAGAACACAGAAGCTCAAAGATTATAAATTCAAGAGCCCAGTTGAAGTGAGGTTGTTTTTGGACTTTCCATTGGCTCAAATCTCCTTCTACTTTCTCTTTACGCGCCATTGAGCACTCTTTCTTGATCTCTATCAAGAATTGATAGAAACTTAACAATGTCGATCAGCCTTCTTCTGCCTCTCCTCTTACTTCTTTTATCCACCTTTTTTCCTCGTTCAAGAAATCTTGCAGTCCCTCAAGAACTCAAGAACTTATCTCAAAACCTCATTACCTATAACACCCCCGCTAtatcaccttcttcttcttctttagttGTTTCCTTTTCAATCTCTCCATCTCCAACACCAACAACCTTACCAGTCAATCCTCCTTTAGTGCCTGCTTTCTTTATTTTCGGTGACTCTTCTGTTGATTGTGGCACCAACAATTATCTCGGTACTTTTGCTCGTGCTGACCATAGTCCTTATGGTAGAGATTTTGATACTCATAAGCCAACTGGAAGGTTCTGTAATGGAAGAATCCCTGTTGATTATCTTGGTAAACACTTAGTTTTTAaccttcacaagaaaaaaagcgAAATCTTGGgccttgtttaattattttgcttTGAATGTCCTTTTTAGTGAAAAGAAGACTCCAATTCAGATGTTTGTTTTGCATTTCTTGatggttttaacttttaagcgTCTGctatctgggtttttttttttgtggtgatTTTGCGTGTATTGCTCTTCTGTTTGATATCCAAGAAAGTGAGGGAAATTATCAAGAAAATGAGGACATTGGAGTGtcctttgtctttttatttactgATTTTGAAGAGATGGAGATATCAACTGAATACAGATTCTGAGATATTTggtcatttatttgtttttctttgatcaatTACTCTAGGCACTGTTAGTGAACAAGTCAAAAGAGCCTTAACTCCTGAATTTTCCTATCATTTCTTGCCAGCCAAACAGATTTTTCGCCTTTGTTGCTAAAACTGACTTTTCCAATATTGATTATGTTTACTTGTAAAGAAATTCTTTGTCTGGGCCAATAATAGATACTGGGAATCAGTAGTTTATGTATCTTGCTTTAGATTTCTCTTAGTGAAACAAGGCtggtttagaattttttttcctcatcagTTCTTAACTATTGTCATTTATTTGATCAGCATTGCGCCTTGGGCTTCCCTTTGTACCAAGTTATCTTGGGCAGATGGGAACTGTCGAAGATATGATTAAAGGGGTGAATTATGCATCTGCTGGTGCTGGAGTTATATTCTCGAGCGGATCAGAATTGGTAAGCTCCTCGGTACTATGCCGAAAAGATCACAAATTCATTCAGTTACGCTTACACCTAATCAGCAATCATGTGATTTTGCCGCAGGGTCAGCGAATCTCCTTCACGCAGCAAATTCAGCAGTTCTCGGATACTTTACAgtcatttattttgaacatggGAGAGGCTGCTGCAAATGAGCTCATCTCGAACTCAGTCTTTTATATTTCCATTGGAGTCAATGATTACATACATTACTATTTGCGTAACGCATCCAATATACAAAACCTGTACCTACCATGGAGCTTCAACCAGTTCGTAGCAGCTTCAATAAGGCAGGAAATAAAGGTGACCTTTctagttttttacttttcatattttgttgTGTTCATGCAAGAAAGATATCTCTACTCAATAAATtgtggttttatatatatatatatatatatatatatatatcatattctCTTTTAACAAGTCCTTAGAATTCAAGATGTTATTTATATCAGAAATTCCTAATTCTTGTATGTTTATGGAGCAGAACTTGTACAATATGAATGTCAGGAGAGTAATTCTCATGGGGCTGCCACCTATTGGCTGTGCTCCTTACTATTTGTGGAGGTACAACAGCAAGAATGGGGAGTGCATTGAGGAGATAAATGACATCATTCTAG
It encodes the following:
- the LOC7465324 gene encoding GDSL esterase/lipase At1g71691 — translated: MSISLLLPLLLLLLSTFFPRSRNLAVPQELKNLSQNLITYNTPAISPSSSSLVVSFSISPSPTPTTLPVNPPLVPAFFIFGDSSVDCGTNNYLGTFARADHSPYGRDFDTHKPTGRFCNGRIPVDYLALRLGLPFVPSYLGQMGTVEDMIKGVNYASAGAGVIFSSGSELGQRISFTQQIQQFSDTLQSFILNMGEAAANELISNSVFYISIGVNDYIHYYLRNASNIQNLYLPWSFNQFVAASIRQEIKNLYNMNVRRVILMGLPPIGCAPYYLWRYNSKNGECIEEINDIILEYNFVMRYMIEELGLKLPDAKITFCDMYEGSMDIIKNHELYGFNVTTDACCGLGKYKGWIMCLASEIACSNATNHIWWDQYHPTDAVNAILADNVWNGLHTKMCYPMNLEDMVAPRTK